One genomic window of Etheostoma spectabile isolate EspeVRDwgs_2016 chromosome 5, UIUC_Espe_1.0, whole genome shotgun sequence includes the following:
- the LOC116690034 gene encoding fatty acid-binding protein, liver-type, which produces MIAALEFEGIKQAATHFSFPPSLSAVMSFSGKYQLDSQENFEPFMKAIGLPDELIQKGKDIKSISEIEETGASFKVTVTTGSKVLVNTFTIGQEAELETVTGEKVKAVVQRDGNKLKVSLKGIESVTELVDSNTIVNTMTVGGIVYKRTSKRM; this is translated from the exons ATGATTGCAGCGCTGGAGTTTGAGGGTATAAAACAGGCAGCCACCCACTTCTCATTCCCACCGTCACTGTCTGCAGTCATGTCTTTCTCTGGAAAATATCAGCTGGACTCTCAGGAGAACTTTGAGCCTTTCATGAAGGCCATTG GTCTTCCTGATGAACTTATCCAGAAAGGCAAAGACATTAAGAGCATCTCTGAGATTGAGGAGACTGGTGCTAGCTTCAAAGTGACAGTCACCACTGGCTCGAAGGTCCTCGTAAATACCTTCACCATTGGACAGGAGGCTGAGCTGGAGACGGTCACTGGGGAGAAGGTCAAG gctgtGGTTCAGCGCGACGGTAACAAGCTGAAGGTCTCCTTGAAGGGAATTGAGTCTGTCACAGAACTGGTGGACTCTAACACAATTGTCAAT actaTGACTGTGGGTGGGATTGTGTACAAGAGGACCAGCAAACGCATGTAA